In the Clostridium gelidum genome, AATAAGAAAACTTCATAGCAATTTTGGTATATTCCATATCCATCAAGACCTATTATTCTTTGAAGTAGAGGTATATAAAAAACTGATATTACTTTAGTTAAAAGACCTGCTATTGAAAGAATTAAAAAGCCTCTATTACTACTACTTTGGGCTGATCTCTCTTCCATAAATTACCTCTCCTATCTAATTGAGAATTTAAACACATCTTGTTTTATTTTTTTTAATATTGGAGGTATTGCTACTGCTATGGTCTTATTCTTTAAATAACTTAGCTTATCATTAATATTTCTAAAAATTAATTTATAAGCATATAAATATTGATAGTTTAATCCATATTTATTTTCAAAAAATGAATTTAATTTCTTATCTCCATATTTATTGTCCCCAATTATTGGATTTCCCAAATGTGCCAAATGTGCTCTTATTTGATGACTTCTTCCTGTAATTAAATTAATATCTAAGAATGAATATGCACCATTAGTTTCTACTACATTTATTTCCATTGCTATTCTTTTAGAATTCTTAACTTCTGTATCATGTACTGTTGATATATTAGTTTCAAGGTTTTTTACTATATATCCTTCATAAAGACCATCTCTTACTTTACCTTTTGCTAAAGTATAATAATGTTTTCTTATTTCATCTTCTCTAATTGCTTCATTTATACACTTTAATCCGTCGAAACTCTTTCCAAAAATAATTAAACCTGATGTATTTCTGTCTAATCTATTACATGCTGCTGGAGTGAATGTCAATTCGTTTTCTGGTATATAATCTCCTTTATCATTCAAATATGAAAGAACAAAATCTGTAAGCGTTGGTTCTTTACTAGTATTACTATCTGAATGAACTAATACATTTATCCATTTCTCTAGTACTAACATATTTTCATCTTCATATGCAATTTTAATTCCTTTTGGATCAACCTTAATAAATTTCTCTGTTTTATCTTCTTTTTTACTTTGTATGTATTTAATTTCTACTATATCGCCTTCTACTAAGAAGTACTTTTCATTTTGCTTTGCACCATTAACTCTTATGTCTTTTTTTCTTAAAGCTTTAAAAATTGCACTTAAAGGTACATCCTTTAACAATTTTCTTAAAAATTTATCTAATCTTTGGCCTGCTTCATTTGGCCCTATTTCTATTTTCAAATATAATCACTCCTAATTTTTTCAATGCACAATTGACAGTTAACAATGAACAATTGTGATACAATTCCCTTTGGAAATTGTATTATTTCATATAGAAATGCCAAGGCATTTCTTATTTTCTAATTGTTTCAAATCCCGAAAGGATTTGTTCCTTAATTGTCAATTGTACATTGTCAATTGTACATTGTCAATTGAAACTACTTTGTTAGATAGTTGAATGCTGCTAAAGCTTGAATAGAAACTCCAATGTTTAGGCAATCTTCATCTATATTAAATAAGTTGCTATGAGCAGGTTCTGTAGTATTCTTTTCTTTGTTCCCAGATCCTAAGAAATAGAATGCTGATGGTCTTTCATTTGCGAAATATGCAAAACTTTCAACCCCCATCTTAGGTGCTCTTTGCTCTAAAACATTTTCCCTCCCTAAAACTTCAGTTGCACTATCATGTATTAAATCTACAAATTCATCATTATTATAAAGACAAGGATAACTTTCAGTTACACTTATTTCTGCCTTCGCTCTTGACATAATTGCAATTCCATCTACAATTTCATTTAATCTTTTTATAGCAAATGCCCTATCTTCCTTTGTCATAGTTCTTATCATTCCACTTAACGTAGCTTCTCCAGGAATAATATTTTGAGCTGTCCCTGAATTCAAAGTTCCAACAGTTATAACAATTGGATTTACAGGCGCTACTTCTCTACTTACTATTGTTTGAAGTGCTATTACAATATGACTTGCTATAACTATAGGATCAACAGTTGTATGAGGCGATGCTCCGTGTCCTCCTTGACCTGTTATTTTTATAGTAAATGGATTAGATGCAGCATTAACTACTCCTTTTTTTATTTTTATAGTGCCACATTCTGTTTCTTCATCCACATGAAGTCCAAGAATACAATCAACCTTTGGATTTTCAAGTACCCCTGCATTTATCATAGGAGTTGCTCCACCTGTAGTTTCCTCTGCTGGTTCAAATAATAACTTTACAGTTCCTGAAAATTTATCTTTATTGTTATTTAATAGCTTTCCCGCACCCATAAGTATTGTTGTATGAGCATCATGTCCACAAGCATGCATCTTGCCGTCAATCTTAGACTTAAATTCACAAGTTTTCATATCGTGAATAGGAAGCGCATCTATATCTCCGCGCATTGCTACAGCTTTATTCTTTCCTTCTTTTGTCCCTTTTATAATTCCACATACACCTGTTTGGGCTACTTCAATATACGGAATTTCATTTGCTTTCAAGAAATCCTTAATAACTTTAGATGTTCTAACTTCTTCAAATCCAAGTTCAGGATGTTCATGTAAATCTCTTCTTATTTTTATAAGTTCCTCTTTTATAAGATTAGCTTCTTCTTTAAAATCTATCACTTTTTTATTTCCTCCATAATTTTTGATTGTGCCTTATTAACTAAATCTATATATTACTCCAAAAAACTTCTATTATATCACCATCTTTTATTTTTGCTGTATATGATGATTTTTCTCCATTTAAAGTTAAATTAATTATTCCCTTTGGTATTGTTAAATCAAAATCAATATAATCAAAAATATCTACAATTACGTATTGTATTTTACCGTTTAATGTCGTCTTTTCTCCATTTATATTTACTGTTATACCAGAAAATTCTTCTATAGTAACAGCTATCTCTTCTTGCTCTGTAACATCTATTTTTTTTAAATTATTTGTACTGTCAATTTCTATACTTTTATAATTATTATCTTTTGTTATATTTTCTATTTGTTTTTCTGAAACCATACTCTCTTCTACAGCTTCAATTTCCTCTAGAATTTTAATTTCTCTGATAATATGATCTCCCTCTGAAATTTCGTACTTATCTTCTAACACAATTTCATCCTTTAATAAAGTCACTTCTTCTTTTAATATATATTTCTTAAAATCAGACCCATTGCAAGGTAAAAGCACTTGTATTTCATCACCATTGTTTATTATATAGTTTAAATCTTCTCTTTTTCCATTAACAAGTATTACTGGATCAATATTTATAATTTCTCCATCTAAATAAATTGAAATTGAATTTACATTTCTAATATGCTCATATAATTTTGGAGCTGCATCTATTCCATTTTGTGCATATTCTAATATAATATTATCATTTGCTTTAATTTCTGTTTCCAGAGTAGCTTCTTCTCCATTAACTGTAATTTTAGCACTAGTTCCATATTCACCAAAAACAATTCTTTTAGATCCATTGTAATTAAATCTAATACTTTTTCCATTTTTGCTTATTAATAATGAAGGATTTATTCCAGCTTGGAGTAACACATCCATTATAGTATGTTTGTGAGAATTGAATAAACTAATTGGATCATTATTTAAAACAACATCAATAAAATCATTACCTAAGCTTCGTATTGCAGTTAAAGCTATTCCAAGAACAGTTACTCCAGCTGAACCCAATATATTATCTGAGATACATTCTGTAACTGCTTGTCTATCTTTAATTGCAATTCTTTGAGGTTTCAATTTCAACTTATCTGCAATTGCTTCTAAAATACCTGGTGTATGAGCTCCTCCGCCTACTAAAAATACAGCACTAGGAGCTTTATCACCATTTAATTCTAAAACCTTCTTAGAAATCTCTTCTGCTGTTTTATTAACAATAGCACTAACTAATTTAAATACATTTTCCGATAATATTGTGTTTTCGAGGCCCAAAACATCAATATATGTTACTTCTTTTTCTTCACTTATAGCTCTTTTTATATTTTCAGCAGTATTAAAATCAACTAAATATTCCTGAACAATAGCTTCAGTTATTTCATCTCCTGCCATGGGAACCATGCCATAGGCTGAAATACTTTCTTTAGAGCTTATTGCTATATCTGATGTACCAGCTCCGATATCTACTAATGCAATATTTAAAAGTCTTAAGCTCTTTGGTATTGCAGCTTCCATGGCTGCTATTGGTTCTAAGGTTAAATTTACAACTTTTAAATTAACCTTATTCATTACTGAATAAAGAGAATCAATTACAGACCTTGGCAAGAATGTTGCAATAACTTCTGCTCCAATATTTTGACCCTTATGCCCTATTAAATTTGATATCAAAAAACCATTTAAATAAAAACATTTTACTGAATATCCAACACAATATAATTTTCCTTCAGTTGTAGTTGCTATTTCTTCTTCTGCTTTTTTTACTGCACTTAATTCAAGACTTCGTATAATTTCTTTATCTACTTCTTCATCTTGATTAAGTTCAATATCTGCTCTTACATCAACTGTTCTCAAAAATCTACCTGCCGCTGCAATAGATACTTCATTTAGTTGTATTTGAAGCTCTTCTTCAAGATAAGCTTTAACTTTTTGAACAACAGACGCAACCAAAGTAATATCATGTATTTGACCATCTACCATGGCTCTTTCTTCATGTTCTAAGTATTTTTCACATACTACTTGAAACTTCTTATCTTTTATTATACCTACTGTTCCTATAATAGATCTTGTTCCTATATCTAAGGCAAAAATTATATCTTTTTGATTAAATCTTCTTAATTCCATCTAAACACAACCTTTATTCCTTTATTCATGCCCATTTAAAAATAACAAGTCAATATACTAGTGTCTTGACTTATAATTTTCTTTCACATGCTTTAGATTTTAAATTACATAAATCTACTATAAATTATATATTATAAGACAACTTCATACAATGACTTAAAATATATTTCATTTTTTCTATGAATGTTTATTAATATTACTATTAGCTTGTGAGTTTACTGTAATTACTTTTTTATACTTTCAAGAAATATGACTTATTTATATTTATAAAAAAATATAATCTACACACAAATAATTTGCAGTCACTTAATTTTGGTGCCTGCCACCTATTTGTATGTAGATTATATTTAACTTATGACTTCAAGGGTCACAATATCCCCTAAACTAGTATTATAACGTGAATTTTTCAACAGATTTTTCTAATCCGTTAGATAAACTAACTTGATTTTCCATAGCATTATTTACTTCATTCATTATCGATGTTATCTCTGACAAACTAGCATTAATTTCACTTGTAGAATCAGAAGTTTTTCCTGATATATCAACAACCTTATCAATTACTTTGCTAATTTCTTCAATTGATGTATTCATAATTTTAGCAGATGAAGTTACTTCTGTAGATATGTTATTTATAAGTTTTGCATCCTTTTGATATTGATCTCCTGTTTCAAGTAATAATTCATAATCAGCTTTAACATTGTTATCAATGTACTCTAGAATATCTTGAGAACTTACTGAAAGGTTATCAAAAACTTCTCTTACTTGAGTAACTAAATTTTCTACATTTGAAATAGCTTCTGTAGACTGTTCTGCTAATTTTTTCACTTCCTCAGCTACAACTGAAAAACCTTTACCTTGTTCACCTGCTCTTGCAGCTTCAATGGATGCATTTAATGCAAGAAGATTTGTTTGAGAAGCGATACCTTTTATTGTATCAGACATTATCTTAATTTCCTCTACTATTTTACCAGCTTCAATAGCTTTAAGAATCTTTTCTTGTTTTTCACTATAAGTTATATTTGCTTTTTCAAGTGAACTAGAAACTTTTAGTTTCATTTGTGCTGCTCTTGTTTCCATTTCAGTTGATGAAGTTAAACCATCTTTTACTTTAGTTAAAAGTAATTGATTTGTCTTCACTATATCTTCAATTGATGAATTTGCATTTTGAGTAGTGTCTATTAAATTTAAAGCCTCATTAGAAAGTATAACTGAAGTTGAATTAATAGCACTTATACTTGTGTGAGAACTTTTTGTACCTTCTAATAATTCATGACTTGAAGTATTGATATTTTTAGAAATATTAGTTATATCTGATACTAGTAATTTTATATTTGATGCAGCTTTATTTAAGCTCTCTCCTAGCTTGCTTATATCATCATGACCTTTAAAATTAAGCTCTCCAGATAAATCTCCATCACCTAACTTTTGTGTGAAATTCAATACTTTTTTAAGTCTCTTTAAAACTAACCTATCATAAATATAAACTATTATAAAAACTGATATTATTATGCTGATGGCGGCAGATACAAAAACACCAATAGCGCCATCTAAAAAGAAAGTAGCCACGCCAACTCCCTTTAGTGCATCTCTTCCACGTGCTATAGCTAAGTTTACCGCTTGTCCTATGTAAGAACTAAAGCATTGCACAATTACAACAGCAATTATTAGTTTGAATTTAATAGAGTCCAAAGTAGAATTTACGATTTTTTCTTTTATGTTCATTAATATTCCTCCTCGCATAGTATAATTTATAAGGTATAGACATCAATTTTTAATAATTCGGTTAAAACTAAAAAAGTTACTGTGAATTATTTTAATGTTTATAATAAAAACTTCATTGAAAACAAAGTCTAGAATTTTCCATGTAAATTAATATTTCCAAAAACATTGGATAAATAATAGAACACTGGCACTAATTAGTATTATAGTACCAGTGTATTTTATTTAAGACGTTCTTGTCAATATGATATTTACCACATATTTTATATTTGAATAGATTAAACTAAATTGTTTCTGATTCTATGATTATTTTATTCTTCTTGCGTGGCAAAACTTATAGTATTAATTATCTTAGATTTATACACTTAGCTATTAATATTCTACATTTTATATTAAATGCCTCTACTTTTTCCAGTTTTTTAAATGTTGACATAATAAATCGTAGATATTTAATATTTTAATCTTTATTTTTGAATAAAGATTTCCTAATTCAATACTTACTTTATTCTCCTTTGCTTCCCTCTCTTCAAGCTTAGTATTAATTAAAGAATACATTACTGGGACAACTATAAATGTAAGGAACGTAGCTGATGCAAGTCCAAATATTATAGTTACAGACATAGGTCCAAATAACGCACTCTTAGAAAATGCAAGTGGTACAAGTCCTGTAATAGTTGCTACTGAACTTAATATTATAGGTCTAAATCTTAAGCTTACAGCATGTATACAAGCTTCATCTATAGAAAGACCTTCCTGCCTACCTTCAATTATATATTCTACAAGCAAAATAGCATTTCTTATAACTACTCCAATCAAACTTATTATTCCCATTACAGCAGTTAATGATAGAGGCATGTCACACATTAATAACCCTACTATTACTCCTATTAGTGATAATGGTAGAGAATAGATTATTACAAGGGGTTGTATAAATGACTTAAATTGAACAAATAAAATTAAATAAATTATTATTATTATAACTACCCCAGCAATGGCAAGACTTGTGAAGTTAGTTTCTATTTGTTTTTGCTCTCCATCATAAAGAACATTTACTCCATTTAACTCCATTTTATTTATTTCTTGTTTCACTGTATTTTCTATATCAGCTGAATTATAGCCTGATTTTAAATCACTATATACTGTTACAGTCTTATCTTTCTTATAATGCTTTATTTGATCGAGCTGTGAATTAAGATTTATAGTTGATACTTGTGATAACAATATCTTATTATTTGTAACACTTGATTTTACTTGTAAATTCTTCAAATCTTCTACTGATGATATATTACTTTTAACTAATATATCGTATTCGCTTCCACCTTTCCTATATACAGAACTGTTATATCCCTTTAATGCAATGTTCATTTGTTTCAAAATATCAGACTTTAGCAAACCATATTGAGATGCTTTAGTACTATCTATATTCACTTCATATTCAAATGTCTTTTTAGCTGCATCATCTCTTACGTTTGTAGTTCCTGGTATATTTTTTAAATTTTCTTGTATTTGCTCTGAAGCAGTATAAATTTTATCTAAATCATCTCCTGTAAGCCGCATTCGAACAAGTGCTCCTATTGGATCTGCCTGCTCCAAAAGCTTTACTGTAGCAACTCCTCCAGATATTTTATTATCTAATTCATTTTGTATATGTTCAACAAGTTTTTCCCTTGTATCAAACTTTTTAGTTTTATCTAGATCTATTTTTACCATAATTTGAGCTGTATCTTTTGATGGTGTTACAGTAGGCAATGTAATATAAAAACTAGGCAGACCACCACCTATAGCTGAAGTATAACCCGTAACTTCTTCTTGTGATTTTAAAACATCTTCTGCTTCTTTTACTAAATTACCTGTACTATCCAAATCTTCAACCTTTTCATTAGACACATTTACATAAATAATATTTTTATCTACATAAGGAAAAAATTGTGCACCTAATAAATTCATTAATCCCATTGACACTGCAAATACAAGTAAAGATGCTACAACAATCTTTATTTTATGCTTAAGTCCATAAGTCAAAAGCTTATGAAATAACTTTTGAATTTTATTTTCCTTCTTAACAGCTTTACTCTTCTTAAAAAATAAAGATGACATAGCAGGAGTTATAAATAGTGCTGATATATATGAGCAAGTTATACAAATCATTACTACTTGTGGCAGTGTTCTTATAAATTCTCCTACTGATCCTGGTATGCTTAAAAGAGGAGCAAAAGCACCAACTATAATTAATGTAGATGTAAATACAGGGACAAATAATTTTTTAATTCCTTTAAATGCCGCTTCATCTCCACTAAGTCCCTCATCAATTCCTACTTGCACAACGTCTCCTATTACAATTGCATCATCTACAAGTATTCCCAATGCTATAATAAGTGCCGTTGTTGATATTTGATGTACTTTTATTCCTAAAACTTCCATAGCAATAAATGATAAAGCAATAGATATTGGAATTACTGAAGATACTACTAGTGCATTTCTAATTCCCATTCCGATTAGAACAGTTATAACTACAAGAATTACACCCTCTTCAAGGTTTTTCATAAAGAAAGAAACTGATTCATCTACATCTTTAGGCTGGAAGGTAACCTCTTCTATCTTCAAATCCTGTGGTAATTGTTTTTTTATTTCGTTTAATTTGTTCCTTACATCATCACCTATTAAAACTATATTTTTATTATCTTGAAAATACCCTGCAATTAATACTGCATTTTCTCCATTATTAGTATATTTATAATTAGAATCATCGTCATAATCCATATGGACACTAGCTATATCTTTAAGCTTCAAAGTTTGTCCAGTTTCTGTTGAAACTCCTACAATTGTATTTTCTATATCCTTTAGAGATGTAAAGCTGCCAGGTGTCTGCACTTTTATTTTTCCAGTCGCGAGTTCTAAAGATCCAGAAGGAATCTCTACATTTTGTGCTTGTAATACACCGCATACATCTTCAAGAGAAATAGAATATTTATTTATTTTGCTTAAATCTACATCTACTTTTACTTGTTTATCTTGCTTTCCCTTTATATCAAATCTAGAAATACCACTAACATTACTTAATTGTTTCTTTATATCATCTGCATAATTTCCTAATTGTTCATAAGAGTAACTTTCACCAGATACACCTAAAATCATACCTGCTGTTTCAGTAAGCTTTGTATCTATTGTACTCTCTTGACAACCGTTAGGAAGATCGGATTTTAAATCTTTTATTTTATCTCTCAAATTACGCCATGCTTTATCTTTATCTGCATCACTATTTAAGTAAACAATAACTATAGATGCACTATTTTGAGAAAAAGATTCAGCATAATCATATCCATCTATTTCTTCAACCTTATCTTCAATCTTTTTTGTAACTAAACTTTCTACATCCTTAGGAGAAGCCCCTGGATAAATTGTTGTAATCATGGCTGCTGGGGATGAAACATCTGGACTTTCCTGCTTAGGAATGTAATGGTAACAGGCCAAACCACTTATGATAGCAATAAACACTAAAAACAATACTATCTTTTTATTTTTTATAGCAGCATTAATTAATCCCATAATTCTTCCTCCTTTATTCTACTGAAACCTGATATCCAGATTTTATATTTTTCATGCCTTCATTAACAAGATTATCTCCGCTTTTTAGTCCTTCTACACATACTAAATTTTCATTAGTTTGTCCTAAAGTTACATTTTTCTTGACAGCATGTCCATTTTCTACTACATAAACATAATCTTGTCCATCATTTAAAATAGTTGAAATTGGAATCCAAATTCCATTCTTTTCACCTTCATTAATATAAACTTTTGTAGATTGACCTATGTAAAATTTACTATTATCTATAGGATTTACAAGTTTAATTTCAGCACTATACGTTCCTGATTTACTATCAGCCATTTGAACTATGTTCATGACTTCTCCATCAGTGGTAACATCATCTATTTTAACTTGTGCTTTTGTTCCTAGTTTTATTTTCTTTACATCATTATCAGATAATCCCACAGTGACAACTTGGCTTTCGCTTCTAATTAAAACAACTGGATAGCCCGCAGACTGCATCTCCCCTTCTTTGCAAAGAATATCTACTACATAACCATCTACATCTGCTTTAAGGGAACCATCTTCAACTAAATTAACTTTTGAATCATAATTAGCTTTTGCAGCATTTAATTGAGCAAGTAGCGCTTGTTTATCTTCTTTTCGTGTTCCATTTTTAAGCTGATTTAAAGTTTCCTTAGCTGCATTTAACTCACTTTCACTTCCATCTAATTTGATTTTAATATCATTAATTTGTTGCTGCGTAACTGCATGCATTTCAAATAAAGTGACATTTTTATCATACAAATCTTTGCAATATTTATAATTATCTTCTGCATTCTTTACTGCTATTTGAGCTTTGTTTATATCTTCAGCCTCCGCACCATTTACTGCTTTATCATATTGTGCTGAAGCAGCATCCATTTGAGATTTGGCTCCCTCCATTTCAAAATTCAAGTCAGTTTTATCTAAATCAACAAGGTTGTCTCCTTTTTTTACATACTGACCTTTTGAAGCATATATTTTTGAAACTTTTGCAGAACTTTTAAATGAAAGCTTTCTAACTTCACTTCCTCCTGTTAACCCTTCATACTCTAATGAAATTGGATAACTTTTATCTTGAAGTTCTACAGTTTTAACTGGATAAGTTTTTACATCTGCTTTTGTATCAGTTTCTGAACTACATCCACTTAATGTAACAAGATTTAAAAGTACTAAACAAATAACTAATATTTTCTTATTCATATATCCTCCTTGTATTCATGAAGCTACAATAAAATATTATATATAGCCTCATTCTTGCTTATACTTTGTCATTTTTCCATCATAAATTTTTTAATTGCTTAATATCCATGGTTTTTGTATACTATCTCTTAAATTGTTATGGGTATAAATAAGTTTTCTTAGAGAGGTATCTAAATCTTCATTTTCTAAAATTTGTTTATCATAGTCATTTTGTAGCATTAATCCCATGTCTACTTGTGCTTTTGCAAATCTTACTTTTGTATTTGTTGAATTAACTTGCTCTTTTAAAGTATCTATTTTATTTTCTAAATCAAGAAGCGTTGAATAACTTTCCTTTAATGCATTTTTAAGATTCTTTTTTGTGTCATCAAGTTTAACTTGCGCGGTGCTAACGCTATATTTACCATCTAGATATTCTCCATAAGCATTAATCTTAGTATAATATTCTTGCAGATTTTGTTGATAAGCTATTAACTTTAAAGCATATGACCCTGAATCAAATGTATTAGTGCCATCAGCATTTACTGCTACAGAAGAAGATTTGTCTGGAATTTTTTCTACTTCCTTATCCATAATGTCTTTTATTCCATCATCTTTTAGATCCTTCATATAATCTTTAGTCAGCTTTAACATTTCAGTATCATATTTTACATACTTATCAATTTTGTCATCTATGTACTCATCAGCTGAACCAGCTATTTTAAATTTTGTATAATTTACATTGTAATCAAGTGTATAGGTATTTTTTAAATCTAAATCTGTTATCACTTTAAAATAATCTTTGTTGTTATTTAATGAATTATCTTTTGATGTTATATCATCTTGTAATGATTTTATTTCAATTTGTGCATCATTAAGCTGATTAGGCGTTGCCATTCCGAGTGTTAGTTTTCCTTTCATAAACTCTAAGTCTTTTTTCTTGAATTCTAGATTTCTTTTTGATTTATTTATCTCAATTTCTTTTAAAATCATATCATTATATTTATTTGTAATATCTGAAGCTATTTGATCTTCCATGAAATCTTTTGATTGCTTTGTTTGCTTTTCTTGAAGTTCAAACTTATCATAAGGAAAATCATATACTTTCTGACCAATAACTTTATAATAATCATTAGTTTTTTCTTGAAGATCCATTTTATCTTCGTACATTTTTATTTCCTTTGACTTTAATTTTAATTTATCACTGTTATTTATAGCCCCTTCTATTGCTTTATCTAATGTAAGAATTTTTTTTACTTTAATAGTTTGTACATTTTGAAATTGAGTTGAAATAGATCCAGCCTTCTCATCAGATAATGTTGATTTTGACACATTCATTTTTTCATTATTTTCTACTGCAAATACTGGCACAATACTGCTATTCATAATACTTAGAAGAATTCCAATTGTTAATACTTTTTTTATATCTTTTCTCATTTGCATTCACCTCTTTAATTTTTTAATAATTTCAAAAAAATACTTATTCTACATCTGTATATTTATTATACTAATGTATCTTATCTTTACAAC is a window encoding:
- a CDS encoding efflux RND transporter periplasmic adaptor subunit; translated protein: MNKKILVICLVLLNLVTLSGCSSETDTKADVKTYPVKTVELQDKSYPISLEYEGLTGGSEVRKLSFKSSAKVSKIYASKGQYVKKGDNLVDLDKTDLNFEMEGAKSQMDAASAQYDKAVNGAEAEDINKAQIAVKNAEDNYKYCKDLYDKNVTLFEMHAVTQQQINDIKIKLDGSESELNAAKETLNQLKNGTRKEDKQALLAQLNAAKANYDSKVNLVEDGSLKADVDGYVVDILCKEGEMQSAGYPVVLIRSESQVVTVGLSDNDVKKIKLGTKAQVKIDDVTTDGEVMNIVQMADSKSGTYSAEIKLVNPIDNSKFYIGQSTKVYINEGEKNGIWIPISTILNDGQDYVYVVENGHAVKKNVTLGQTNENLVCVEGLKSGDNLVNEGMKNIKSGYQVSVE
- a CDS encoding TolC family protein; its protein translation is MRKDIKKVLTIGILLSIMNSSIVPVFAVENNEKMNVSKSTLSDEKAGSISTQFQNVQTIKVKKILTLDKAIEGAINNSDKLKLKSKEIKMYEDKMDLQEKTNDYYKVIGQKVYDFPYDKFELQEKQTKQSKDFMEDQIASDITNKYNDMILKEIEINKSKRNLEFKKKDLEFMKGKLTLGMATPNQLNDAQIEIKSLQDDITSKDNSLNNNKDYFKVITDLDLKNTYTLDYNVNYTKFKIAGSADEYIDDKIDKYVKYDTEMLKLTKDYMKDLKDDGIKDIMDKEVEKIPDKSSSVAVNADGTNTFDSGSYALKLIAYQQNLQEYYTKINAYGEYLDGKYSVSTAQVKLDDTKKNLKNALKESYSTLLDLENKIDTLKEQVNSTNTKVRFAKAQVDMGLMLQNDYDKQILENEDLDTSLRKLIYTHNNLRDSIQKPWILSN